The sequence GACGTATTTGGCGATCACCGCGGCTTTTTTACAGAAAGCTATTCTAAAGAAAAATTTGCTGAACAAGGATTGGATTTTGATTTTGTACAAGATAATCATTCTCTTTCAAGTGAAGCGGGCGTATTGCGTGGCTTGCATTTTCAAAAAGGCGAAGCAGCTCAAACAAAACTGATCCGTGTTGTGACGGGTGCGGTTTTAGATGTGATAGTTGATATCCGTAAAGGCAGTCCAACTTATGGTCAATGGGAAGGTTATATTTTGTCAGAACATAACCATCGTCAATTATTGGTACCTAAAGGTTATGCGCATGGCTTTGTAACGTTGACACCAAATGTTAACTTTATGTATAAGTGTGATAATTATTATAATGCACCTGCAGATGGTGGGATTGCTTTTGATGATCCAGATTTAGCGATTGATTGGCCAATTGATATTCAAAAAGCCATTACATCTGAAAAAGATAAAAATCACCCAACATTAAAAGAATTTGAATCTGAGAATTCTTTTGTTTATGGTATAATCTAAAAAAATTAGGAGCGATCTTGAAGATGAAAAACATCATTGTTACTGGTGGAGCTGGCTTTATCGGATCAAACTTTGTTCATTATGTAGTGAACAATCATCCAGAAGTCCATGTCACCGTATTAGATAAATTAACGTATGCAGGGAATAAAAAAAATCTTGAAGGACTACCAGCTGATCGTGTTGAATTAGTTGTCGGCGATATCGCAGATGCTGAATTAGTCGATCGATTAGTTAAAAAGACAGATGCTGTAGTTCATTATGCGGCAGAATCTCATAACGATAATTCGCTGAATGATCCATTTCCGTTTGTACAAACAAATATTATCGGTACGTACACTTTAATTGAAGCTTGCCGGAAGCATGACGTACGTTACCACCATGTTTCGACGGATGAAGTTTATGGTGATTTGCCGTTACGAGAGGATTTGCCAGGACATGGCGAAGGTCAAGGGGAAAAATTCACTGCGGCAACTCCTTATAATCCTTCTAGTCCTTACTCTTCAACAAAAGCAGGTTCAGACTTGTTAGTAAAGGCTTGGGGACGTTCGTTTGGCTTAAAAGCAACAATTTCTAATTGTTCAAATAATTATGGACCTTACCAACATATTGAAAAATTTATTCCACGCCAAATCACTAACGTATTGAGCGGAATCACACCTAAATTATATGGTGCTGGTAAAAATGTTCGAGATTGGATTCATACAAATGATCACTCTTCAGCTGTTTGGACGATCTTAACCAAAGGAAAACTAGGTGAAACATACTTAATCGGGGCAGACGGAGAAGAAGATAATAAAGCCGTAATGGAATTAATTTTAGAATTGATGGGTCAACCCAAAGATGCATACGAACACGTAAATGATCGTCCAGGTCATGATCTGCGTTATGCAATCGATTCTTCAAAACTTCGTGAAGAATTAGGTTGGACGCCTGAATTCACTAATTTCCGTGATGGTTTAGCAGATACAATTAAATGGTATACAGAAAATTCAGATTGGTGGGAAGCAGATAAAACTGCTGTGGAAGCCAATTATGCTAAAAACGGTCAATAATAAGTAGGTATTATATTTTCAAGGATACTTTACATCAAATTTTAACCGAATAAGATTAAAATAATGAGTTGTTGAGCGTGGAACAAAACTAAAAATGGTTTTGCTCCACGCTCTAAATACGAAACGAAAGCTAGGCAAAAGAAAATACAACTTATTTTTCATTACCAAATTAGCTTCTGTTTCTATTATCTGGCTTCACGAGTTAATCTTTCTTAAAGAGATAAGAATTGAAAGTGAGTAAGAGTGTCACAATCAATTTTTTCTACTTTTCAGTTAAAATGAGACAAGAATGCTATTTGTTTTTAAATTTACGAGGAGGAAACAAGAATGATACTTTTAACCGGTGGTAATGGACAACTTGGTACAGAGTTACGTCATTTGTTAGACGAGCAAGGAATGGAGTATGTTTCCACAGATTCCAAAGAATTAGATATTACAGATGCAGAGAAGACAATGGCATATATCACAAATTTAAAGCCTGAATTGATTTATCATTGTGCAGCTTATACAGCCGTGGATAAAGCAGAAGACGAAGGCAAAGAATTAGACGAGAAAATTAATGTTGATGGTACACGTAATGTAACAGTTGCGGCAAAAGCTGTTGATGCAACCTTAGTTTATATCAGTACAGATTATGTCTTTGATGGGACTAAAAAAGACGATGTGTATAAAACGGATGATCAAACGAATCCTCAAAACGAATATGGGCGCACAAAATTATTGGGCGAACAAATCGTTCAGGAAGTCATGGAAAAATATTACATTATTCGTACTTCTTGGGTGTTTGGTCAGTATGGACATAACTTTGTCTTTACAATGCAAAAATTAGCAGAAACACGTGATCAATTAACTGTTGTTGATGATCAATTTGGTCGTCCAACTTGGACAAGAACATTAGCTGAGTTTATGGTTTTTGTTGTAAAAGAAGAGGTTCCTTATGGCGTTTATCATCTATCGAATGACAATAGTTGTAATTGGTATGAGTTTGCTAAAGAAATTTTGAAAAATACAGATGTGGAAATTTTACCAGTAGATTCAAGCAAGTTCCCACAAAAAGCGACTCGACCTAAATATTCTGTAATGGATCTTAATAAGACTAAAGAGCTAGGTTTTGAAATTCCAACTTGGGAAAAGGCACTAGAAAGTATGCTGGAATCCATTTCAAAATAATAAAAAAATTAAGGGATAGAAAGGTTTGAGGATTTTTCTATTCCTTAGATAGTTGATTGGGGTGTTGGTTTTTAATTTTTCTTATTGAGAAGAGGGAATATTAAAAATAACAAAGCACAGTGGATTTTCTATTTAAGTCTAATTTTTTAAGGCAAACGCGCTTTATATCACCTTCACGCCAGTGACATTTGATAAAATTGATGGATATTAAGCACGATATATATTTTAACAGCAAGTAATTTAGAATCTAAATATAGTGGAAAATCGATGAATCAAGTCGCTTTTTTTGAGTATTACTTTGCTGTTTATATTTATTTTTATACAATTCTTAATAGTTACTAACTGGTAAAGGAGGAGTTACTTTGCGCGTTCTTTTAGTTATTCCTGCATATAATGAAGAAGCAAACATTTTAAATACAATTATGTCTATTGAAACGTTTAAAAAAGAAAATAGTCATAATTATTCTTATACTATTGATTATGTGGTGATTAATGATGGCTCAACAGATAAAACTCAAATTATTATAGAAAAAAATGAAATCAATGCGGTTCATTTAGTTATGAATTTAGGAATCGGTGGAGCTGTCCAAACAGGGTATAGATATGCAGAGGAAAATGATTACGACATTGCTGTTCAGTTTGATGGGGATGGACAGCACGACATCAACAGTTTAGATTTGGTCGTACAACCTATAATCAAAAAAGAAGCCGATTTTGTGATTGGATCAAGATTTTTACCAAATCAAAAAGCTGACTTTCAAACAACCTTTATGCGTCGTGTTGGAATTAAAATTCTCTCTTTTTTAATTTATCTATCGTCTGGGCAAAAAATTTATGATGTGACCTCTGGATATCGCGCTTGCAATAAAAGGATTATCGGATATTTTTCAAAAAAATATCCGACGAGTTATCCTGAGCCAGAATCCACTGTACATTTGCTTAAAAAGAAATTCAAAATCAAGGAAGTTGCTGTTAATATGATGGAGCGATCTGGTGGACAATCCTCGATTCGTTCATTTACTTCGATCAAATATATGTTTGAAGTGAGTATTGCGATTATTGTTTCAGGTTTTATGCGGGAGGGAGACTAATGAGCTCAATCTTAAGAATTGAAATGCTGATTTTTTCATTACTCTTTTTTGTTTATATTATTCGCTCGATCAATAAGAATATTTTCTTGCTAAAAAATGCGATTAGATGGTTGTTTATATCTGCTGGGTTAGTGATTTTTGCTATTTTTCCTAAATTACCAGAATGGTTAGGAAATTTGTTAGGATTTGAAACAACTTCTAATTTTTTATTGATTGCAGCAATCTTTGTTTTGCTGTTTATTGAAATCAAAAATTCTGTTTTATTATCAAAACAGCAAAATCAAATAAAATTGTTAATCCAAGAACTTTCAATGTTGAAAGATAAAAAGGAGAAAAAATAATGTTTTTATTCCTAGTATATGTTGTTTTATCAACTTCAGGTTTGATTTTAGTAAAATTAGGCTCGCAAGCAAATTCAATTCAGATTACGAATGCTGTTTTTTCCTTTTCGATGTCTTTTACAACGATTATAGGATTTTTATGCTACATGTTTAGTTTTGTTTTATGGATGGTTATTATAAGTAAGTCGGAAGTTTCTTATATTGTTCCAATGGGTGTTGCGTTTACAAATATTGCTGTGTTAATAGGATCTAAACTTATTTTGCAAGAACAAGTTTCACTTGGGACAGTTATTGGGACATGTGTGATTATTTTAGGGATTGTTATCATCCAAATTGCTAAATAAAAAGCCTTTAAAATCAACGTTTTTAGTTTAAATCTTAAGAAAATACTTACATAACTTGAAAAAAGTGCGCATATTCTTTAAACTAATAATGTTATGCAACTTATTTTTAGTATAAATATAAAAGCGATGGAAATAGGAAAGGAAAAGAGTCAATGATACGAGAAACACTATCCATTTTTAAAAATATTTTTGAAAATAGAAAACTGTTAGTACAGTTTTCGTTTAACGATTTTAAATCAAAATATGCAGGTTCTGCACTAGGAATCGTCTGGGCATTTATTACACCGCTGGTCACAGTGTTAACCTATTGGTTTGTTTTTTCGCAAATACGACCTCGAGGAGCTAACGAGGAATTTCCGTTTATTGTTTCTCTCGTTACGGGCTTGATTCCATGGTTCTTTTTCTCGGATTCATTGTTGTCTGCAACCAACGTTTTTAAAGAATACAGCTATCTTGTAAAAAAAGTAGTTTTTAACGTACAGATCTTGCCAACATCGAAGATCTTATCAAGCTTATACACGCATCTATTTTTTATAGTGATTGGTTTTGGTATTACGTCGCTTAGTGGTATTTACCCAACACTGCAAAGTGTACAGTTAATTTATTATCTATTCTGTCTAATTATCTTTTTGACAGGTGTAACTTGGCTGACAGCTTCTACGCAACCATTTTTACCAGATATTATGCAATTTATTAATGTAGCGATGCAAACGATTATGTGGACATTGCCAATTTTATGGCAGCCTTCAGGATGGATTGAACAAGTGCTGAAATTAAATCCACTATATTATATTATCCAAGGGTATCGTGATTCATTCACAGGTGGCGCTTGGTTTTGGGAACATTGGCAATATGGCTTGTATTTCTGGGGCTTTACAATAGTTCTTTTATTAATTGGATCTACAGTCTTTAGACGTTTGAAACCACATTTTTCAGATGTATTATAATAAGTAATCAGTTGTGCTAAAACATACTGAGATATTGGATCGATAAATACAAGGAGATTAAACAATGTCAGAATATGCAATCGATATACAGAATATAACAAAAACATATAACATGTATAAAAAACCGTCTGATCGTTTTAAAGAAGCACTTAGTCCGACGAAGAAAACGTATCATGATCTTTTTTATGCGTTAAAAGATGTCACTATGCAAATTGAAAAAGGTGAGATGATCGGATTTGTTGGAGAAAATGGTTCTGGTAAATCAACGATCCTTAAAATAATTACAGGTGTCTTAACGCCAACTTCTGGGTCTATGAATATCAACGGAAAAATTTCGGCGTTATTAGAATTAGGCTCAGGATTTAATCCAGAGTATTCCGGTTATGAAAATATTTTTCTAAATGGAATGGTCCTTGGTTTTTCTAGAGAAGAAATGCAAGAACGAGTAGATGACGTTATCAAGTTTGCTGATATTGGGGATCATTTGTATCAACCTGTAAAAACTTATTCAAGCGGGATGTTTGTTCGCTTAGCTTTTGCTGTGGCAATCAATGTTGACCCTGATATTTTGATCGTAGATGAAGCTTTGGCAGTAGGTGATTTAGAGTTTCAATTGAAATGTATGGAGAAGTTCACTGAAATCAAAAATTCCGGTAAGACGATTCTTTTTGTCTCTCACGATGTGAATTCCGTTCGTCGGTTTTGTGACCGGACATTCTGGTTAAAAAATGGAGAAGTTGTTGAACACGGGGATACAATGGACGTAACAACCAATTACGAAAATTTCCTGAAGAAAAAATCGATTAAAACTGTTGATCGTGAAAAAACAATTCAAAATGAAGAAACTGTTCCAGATATTATCGAGATTGACAAAGCTACCTTGTTAAATTTTGCTCTGGAGCCTTTGGAAATCGTCACTCAAGATGAGAAGGTCATTGTAAAATTAGAATATACCGTTAAAAATGATACGATCAAATCACCTGTGTGTGGTGTCGCAATTCGTACAGTCGATAATAATTATGTATGTGGATTAAATACATTGCTGGATGGAGTCAAAATCCCTTGGAAAAAAGGTAAAAATGTCTTTTATCTGGAATACGGAAAAATGTCTCTTTTAACAGGCGAATATTATTTCGATATTGCGTTTTTTGAAGAACACGCCACAGTACCTTTGGTTTATAAAACAAAATACCTGAACATGTTTATTACCGGTCGCTATGCAGGCGAAGGCATTGTCATTTTAGATCATGAATGGAAGGATACTATTAAAGATGAAATATGATTTTGAAATGGAAGTTGACGAAAGTACTAGTGTTGGTAAAATCGTTGCCCAAATTAAAGAAAATAGTCGAGTATTAGAGTTTGGTCCAGGTAATGGGCGAATGACAAAATATTTGATGGAAGAAAAAAATTGTTATGTTGCAATCGTTGAGCTTGATAAAGAGCTGTATGATCATGTTAGTGAATTTTCTAATGACGGATTTTATGGCAATATCGATGAAGAAGCTTGGTCAAAATATTTTGAAGGTCAAACTTTTGATTACATTATATTTGCAGATGTGTTAGAGCATTTAATGAATCCTAAAAATGCGCTTATGAAAGTAAAACCCTTTTTAAGTGCAGAAGGTCAAATCTTGATTACTTTCCCGAATATTGCACATAATTCTGTTTTGATCGATCTATTCAATAATAAATTAGATTGGCGTGAAACAGGATTATTAGATGCAACACACAAGTCTTTCTTCGTTCAAAGCGGTTTTGAAAAACTTTTTGAAGAAATTGGTTTATTTATTGCTAAAGAAGATTTTACAATCAACGAAGTTGGGTATAATGAACTTGAATCTAACTATGAAGACTTGCCAGTGGAAGTCCGTGCTGCTTTTAAAGCACGTCCATTTGGGGAAGTCTATCAGTATTTTTACGCACTTTCTGCTGAGGTAGTGGATCTTCCAATCCGCGCAATACCAGAAAATTCAAGCTATAGAAAGAATATTCACTTCTTATATGATTGCGGTGAGGAAGAACAAAAAGAATTTGATATTCAACTTAATAACGTATCAGGTGAAAATAAAACATTTACGATCGATATACCAAAAAATATCAAATTATTGAAAATTTTCCCGAGCCTGACAGGAGTAGTAGTTGATATAGAATTGACTGTTGCTGAGACGATAGTACAACCGAGCGCGACAAATGCCGTTTATAATAAAGAAACACAGTATTTTTTCTCTGACAATCAAGTACCAGTCATTGAAATAGATGATAAACAGATTGCTGGAAAAACAATGACAATCACAGTTGATTACAAATACGAAGGCAATTTTTCTGATACGGTTCACGGATTGATCGATTACTTACTTGAGCAACAAGCGGAAAATAATCCGCCAAAAAATACAGAATTAATGGTGAGTGAAAAACAAATGACAAAGTATAAAAAGGTTTCAATCAGTAAATTTGATTCATTCGTTTCACTTAATATCGATGATATCGTTCGTCATGTTGAGGAGAAAAAGACTGTAATTCGTGGTTGGGCGTATTCGAAAGAAGACAAGTTACCGATTGACTTTAAAATATCTGCTGAAAAGACTGTTGAATATTCTGTAACTAGAGAATACAGAAGAGACGTTATCGACATGTTTGAACTAAAAGGTGATCAAGAGTATGGATTTGTGATTGAAGTAATCGATTCTGAAGATCAGCCAACTTATACATTGAATGTTTCGGCTAATAACGGCCGTAAATTACAATATCGCTTAGAAAAACCAAATATGATTCAACCAGGTAATAAAATCCAACGTGCGATGCGTTCTTTACAGACACGTGGACTGATTGGTTCGATGAAATGGTATTTCAAACGTCAAGAGCAACAAGAAACACCAGTGGATCCATCCGCTATTTTAGAAGAAATCAAGACCTTTGAATTCCAACCTAAAATTTCTGTCGCAGTCCCTGTTTATAATGTGGAAGAAAAATGGTTAGATGCATGTGTGTCTTCTCTTCAAAATCAATATTATGAAAACTGGGAGCTATGTTTAGCAGACGATGCTTCACCAAGCGACTACATCAAACCTTTACTTAAAAAGTATGCGGATGCAGATGATCGAATCAAAGTGATTTACCGTGAAGAAAATGGTCATATATCAGAAGCTACAAATTCAGCATTAACTATTGCAACTGGGGACTATATCGGATTTATGGATAATGATGATGAACTAGCACCACAAGCATTATATGAAGTAGTCAAAGCATTAAATGAAGATAAAACAATTGATTTTATCTATACAGATGAAGACAAAGTCACTGAAAGCGGCAAACGTTTCAATGCATTCTATAAATCAAAATGGAATTCTGAGTTGATTTTAAACCATAATTACATTACGCATTTTGTGGTAGTAAAACGTTCTTTATTGGAAAAAACAGGCGGTTTAAAAACGGAGTTTAATGGTGCACAAGATTATGACTTTGTTTTACGTGCGACTGAAAATGCTGAAAACATCGCACACATTCCAGGTATGATGTATCATTGGCGTGCGATTGAATCATCAACTGCTTTGAATCCTGAAAGTAAAGGGTACGCTTATGTTGCAGGGCAACGTGCGGTGCAAGCAGCAATGGATCGTCGCAATATTAAAGCAAATGTTGAAATTGCTGAGTTTTATGGTTCATATAAAATCAATTATATTTACGATACAATACCAAAAGTATCGATTGTGCTTACCAATGATACTGATGACATCAATGATTATCTGAAAAAATTACTGGAAAAAACAATTTACGAAAACTATGATATCATCTTACCAAAATCGATGAAAGCAACAATCAAATCATCTAGTAATAAGATCGTTTATAGTGATGGTCAAACAAGAGATGAATTGGTTCAATCAAGTACTGGTGAATACACGGTTCTTTTAGACGCTGGTTTAGTTCCAACAAAAAGCAACTGGCTTGTTGAGATGATGAATATGGTGCAACAACCGACAGCTGGGATTGTAACAGGAAGAGTAGTGGATCATCGTCATCGTATTGAAAATATTGGCATGTCTATTGATACAGAGAAAAAACGTCTGATTTATCCAGAGCAAGGGACTCCTGGTAAGAGTTTAGGTTATTATTATCGTATTGCTTTACCAAGAAACGTTCAGGCTGCCTCTGAAACATGTATGATTTTTAGAAAAGCGGATTATCTTGCGGTTTCAGGTATTAATGAAGAGTTGGGTAAAGATGTTATGGGTGCAGATTTATCCTTGAAAGTTGCTAAAAAACTAGACAAAAAAATTATCTACTGTTCTTATGCGATCTTCAAAGCAGAAGAAAAAATTCAAAATCTTGATAAAAAAGGGATTTTCAAAACTTTAACTGATAAATGGTCTGAGCAAGATTTAGTCGACATTTATAAAAATCCAAAACGTCAGTAAGATTAGACCTTTAATTATACGGAGAACCATTATTCTTGCCACTTTGCTTGCATAGAGATAATGGACACTACACTTACGTTTCGATCGCAACAATTGCTAAATGCTAAAGCATTAAGCCTTGAAGGTCGGACCTCTAAATACAAGGAGAGCAAAACATGAACGATGAGATAAAGATCATTATTGATAGTATCTATCGAGAGAAACAAACAAACAACTTAACGATAACTGGCTGGGCTTTGAATACAAATTCAAAGTCCGCACCAGTTATTTCAATCAACAATCAAGAGCAAGTATTGTCTTATGATATCAAGCGGGTTCTAAGAGAAGATGTTAACCAAATTTATGAGGTAGATGCAACTGTTTTTGCAGGATTTGAAATAAAACTAGAAGGCATCCAAAATAAAAATAAATTGGAAGTCCGTTTTGTTTCAGAGGATCTAGAGTCGAGCAAAACAGAATGGATTGACTTAGCGAAAAAACACCCTCTAATTCCTGGTACTGAGGATAAGATGGCAAGGTTGATGATAAAAGTACATAAAGGCATCAGTTACCTAAAAAGAAATGGCATAAAAAGTACAATTCAACGAGTAAAAATCGAAAAAATCAGAAATCAGTCGTCTTACCCAAGTTGGTTGGAAAGAAATGAGCATTTCGATTTTGAGAAAATCAAGGCTGAGATCAGTTCATTTGATTATCAACCTAAAATATCGATTGCCATGCCAGTTTATAATGTAGAAGAAAAATGGTTGCGTCGTTGTATTGATTCTATTTTGATCCAAGATTATTCAAATTGGGAACTTTGTATGGCAGATGATGCTTCGACAGATCCTAAAGTGAAAGAACTTTTAACGGATTATAGTAATTCAGATGAACGGATCAAAGTTGTTTTCAGACCTGAAAATGGTCATATCAGTGAAGCGACAAACTCTTCATTAACACTCGCTACTGGAGAATTTGTGGCATTATTAGATAATGATGATGAACTACCGAGAATCGCTTTTTATGAAGTGGTTAAAGCATTGAATGAAAATCCTGAATTGGATCTACTGTATAGTGATGAAGATAAAATCGATATGGAAGGAAACCGTTCAGATCCATCATTTAAGCCAGATTGGTCGCCAGACTTATTATTAGGAACAAACTATATTTCTCATTTGGGTGTTTATCGTAGAACGATTCTTGAAGAAATCGGTGGTTTTAGAAAAGGGTATGAAGGCTCTCAAGATTACGATCTAGTCCTTCGATTTACTGAAAAAACAACAAGTGAACGCATCAAACATATTCCTAAAGTTTTATATCACTGGCGTATGTTACCGACATCAACTGCGGTTGACCAATCGTCAAAAGGTTACGCATTTGAAGCTGGCCTAAGAGCGGTTCAAGATGCTTTAGTTCGTAGAGGAATCAAAGGCCATGCTACTCATGGTCGGGCAAATGGATTATATGATGTTTATTATGATATCGAATCCGAAGAGTTAGTTTCGATCATTATTCCAACTAAAAACGGGTATAAAGATGTTAAACGTTGTGTCTCTTCAATCATTGAAAAAACGACCTATAAAAACTATGAAATCATTATCGCGGATAACGGCAGTACAGATGAAAAGATGAAAGAACTTTATGATTCATTTAAGCAGCAACTTGGTGTGCGTTTTCGTATAATTGTGATCGATATTCCATTTAACTTTTCGAAAATCAATAATATTGCAGCAAAAGAGGCAAAAGGTAATTATCTCTTATTCTTGAATAATGATACCGAAGTGATCAATGCTGATTGGCTTAAACTAATGGTTTCTTTTGCTCAGCAAGAACGAATCGGTTGTGTTGGTGCAAAACTATTATATCCAAATAACACGATCCAGCATGCTGGTGTGATTTTAGGATTGGGTGGAATTGCAGGTCACGGACATTATGGCTATCCACATGGAGATTTAGGCTATTTTGGGAAATTAGCTTTGAACGTTGATTATTTAGCTGTGACAGCAGCTTGTCTATTGATGAAAAAACAAGATTTTGAAGCTGTTTCTGGTTTTGATGAAGACTTCACTGTAGCGTTTAATGATGTCGATCTTTGTTTAAAGGTAAAGGAATTAGGTCGAGATAACGTGTGGCTTCATGAAGCAGAACTTTATCATTTTGAATCTCAAACAAGAGGATATGATGATAAAGGGAAAAAGAAAAAACGTTTTGAAAAAGAAAAAGTGATGATGGAACATAAATGGTCGACGTTGATAGAAGATGATCCATTTTATAATCCTAATTTGACAAGAGAAATACCTAATTTTTCATATAGAGACTAGGCGTATAAAACGCGTTTTGTATGATACTGGAAATGGAGTAATTTATGGACAAATCAATGGCGATGCACAGAGGAAGAAAGCAAAAAAATAGTATCAAAATAAAGATTATAGAAAGCCTAGATAGTCTAATCAAGGCAAGATTTATAATTGTATTCATTATTTTTGTACTTATGTTACTGTTTAAAGTTCATGGCAGTTCTATCAATCTGTGGGATCAATATGTTTCTGATTATAGTGATGGAGCTGATTCAGGGTTAATCTTTGGAACGCCAAGACAAATCCGCTCTGATGAATGGTTAGTTCAAACACCTTATAGTTTATCGCAAACACAAACTGGCTTTAGAGCACATAATGAAGTAATCACACTTAACGGACAAGATATGACTGTAGGATATAATTCGCCAGCATTTACTTTGGCTACTATTGCTAAACCTTTTACTTGGGGATATGTGTTATTAGGAAAAGAATATGGACTTTCTTGGTATTGGGGAATTAAGTTAATCGGACTAGTTCTATTCTCTTTTGAAATTGGCTTGATTTTGTCTAGAAGAAACAAATACATCGCTCTTTTAACAAGTTTGTGGATACCGTTCTCCTCAGCTATACAATGGTGGTTTGTTTCACCGGTCGGTGATTTGGTTTTCTTTATGTTAGGCTTTTTGACAGCGATCTATAATTATTTTTATTATCATGAAAATAAACCAAAAAGAATGGCATTTTCCATTATATCCGCAATCTGTGCATCTGGTTTTATTTTAGTTTTGTATCCTGCTCTGCAGGTACCTTTTGGGTATTTGATTTTATTATTCTTAGTAGGATTCTTCTTAGAGTTTAAATCAAAACTTGTATTGGATAAATTTGATGGCCTATTTATCGGTTTGGCTGTTTTGATTACACTGATTCTTGTTGGTGGTTCGATTTTATTTTCCTGGGATTCAATATACGCAGTTATGCACACAATTTATCCAGGAAATAGAATAAGTACGGGTGGCGATTTTGATAAAAAAGATATCTTTTTATTTTTAATGAATTGGAAAATGAGTTTTACAGATGTCAGTTATAGTAATAATTCCGAATTAAGTGGTTTTTATCAATTCTTTTTTGTAATACTACCACTGGCACCTGTTCTTTTTTATAAAAAAGTTAAGGATAATTATTACGGTTTTTTACTATTTATTTATAGCTGTATTCAATTATTATGGGTCCTTGTTAAATTTCCAATGTCATTTGCTAAAATCACTCTATGGTCATTTGTACCAGAAGAGCGTGCATTACTTTCATTTAGCTTCACTGCAGTGTTGTTGAGTGTGTGGTTTATATCCTATATTTGGGAACAGAATAAGATCGATAAAATTGCTATTATCGGAATAATAGCGCTGAATGCTACTGCTTATTTCTATGCTTTATACAGAGGTAACTTACGGTTATATCTAAGTAAAACAGAAATTATTATTATCCTAGTAATGAGTATATTGATACTATCAAGCTTGCTTCTTAAGCGAAAAGGATTGTTTTCAATTTTATTTGTTAGTGTCATATTATTTACAGGTTTAACCGTCAATCCTATTGCAAGAGGTGTTGCACCTATCTATGACAAAAAAATTGGGCATAAAATCACAGAAATAAATCGGACAGATCCTAATCAATTATGGGTGGGAGAACGATT is a genomic window of Enterococcus haemoperoxidus ATCC BAA-382 containing:
- the rfbC gene encoding dTDP-4-dehydrorhamnose 3,5-epimerase produces the protein MKVIETKLQDVKIIEMDVFGDHRGFFTESYSKEKFAEQGLDFDFVQDNHSLSSEAGVLRGLHFQKGEAAQTKLIRVVTGAVLDVIVDIRKGSPTYGQWEGYILSEHNHRQLLVPKGYAHGFVTLTPNVNFMYKCDNYYNAPADGGIAFDDPDLAIDWPIDIQKAITSEKDKNHPTLKEFESENSFVYGII
- the rfbB gene encoding dTDP-glucose 4,6-dehydratase, with amino-acid sequence MKNIIVTGGAGFIGSNFVHYVVNNHPEVHVTVLDKLTYAGNKKNLEGLPADRVELVVGDIADAELVDRLVKKTDAVVHYAAESHNDNSLNDPFPFVQTNIIGTYTLIEACRKHDVRYHHVSTDEVYGDLPLREDLPGHGEGQGEKFTAATPYNPSSPYSSTKAGSDLLVKAWGRSFGLKATISNCSNNYGPYQHIEKFIPRQITNVLSGITPKLYGAGKNVRDWIHTNDHSSAVWTILTKGKLGETYLIGADGEEDNKAVMELILELMGQPKDAYEHVNDRPGHDLRYAIDSSKLREELGWTPEFTNFRDGLADTIKWYTENSDWWEADKTAVEANYAKNGQ
- the rfbD gene encoding dTDP-4-dehydrorhamnose reductase, coding for MILLTGGNGQLGTELRHLLDEQGMEYVSTDSKELDITDAEKTMAYITNLKPELIYHCAAYTAVDKAEDEGKELDEKINVDGTRNVTVAAKAVDATLVYISTDYVFDGTKKDDVYKTDDQTNPQNEYGRTKLLGEQIVQEVMEKYYIIRTSWVFGQYGHNFVFTMQKLAETRDQLTVVDDQFGRPTWTRTLAEFMVFVVKEEVPYGVYHLSNDNSCNWYEFAKEILKNTDVEILPVDSSKFPQKATRPKYSVMDLNKTKELGFEIPTWEKALESMLESISK
- a CDS encoding glycosyltransferase family 2 protein — encoded protein: MRVLLVIPAYNEEANILNTIMSIETFKKENSHNYSYTIDYVVINDGSTDKTQIIIEKNEINAVHLVMNLGIGGAVQTGYRYAEENDYDIAVQFDGDGQHDINSLDLVVQPIIKKEADFVIGSRFLPNQKADFQTTFMRRVGIKILSFLIYLSSGQKIYDVTSGYRACNKRIIGYFSKKYPTSYPEPESTVHLLKKKFKIKEVAVNMMERSGGQSSIRSFTSIKYMFEVSIAIIVSGFMREGD
- a CDS encoding DUF2304 domain-containing protein produces the protein MSSILRIEMLIFSLLFFVYIIRSINKNIFLLKNAIRWLFISAGLVIFAIFPKLPEWLGNLLGFETTSNFLLIAAIFVLLFIEIKNSVLLSKQQNQIKLLIQELSMLKDKKEKK
- a CDS encoding ABC transporter permease, coding for MIRETLSIFKNIFENRKLLVQFSFNDFKSKYAGSALGIVWAFITPLVTVLTYWFVFSQIRPRGANEEFPFIVSLVTGLIPWFFFSDSLLSATNVFKEYSYLVKKVVFNVQILPTSKILSSLYTHLFFIVIGFGITSLSGIYPTLQSVQLIYYLFCLIIFLTGVTWLTASTQPFLPDIMQFINVAMQTIMWTLPILWQPSGWIEQVLKLNPLYYIIQGYRDSFTGGAWFWEHWQYGLYFWGFTIVLLLIGSTVFRRLKPHFSDVL
- a CDS encoding ABC transporter ATP-binding protein gives rise to the protein MSEYAIDIQNITKTYNMYKKPSDRFKEALSPTKKTYHDLFYALKDVTMQIEKGEMIGFVGENGSGKSTILKIITGVLTPTSGSMNINGKISALLELGSGFNPEYSGYENIFLNGMVLGFSREEMQERVDDVIKFADIGDHLYQPVKTYSSGMFVRLAFAVAINVDPDILIVDEALAVGDLEFQLKCMEKFTEIKNSGKTILFVSHDVNSVRRFCDRTFWLKNGEVVEHGDTMDVTTNYENFLKKKSIKTVDREKTIQNEETVPDIIEIDKATLLNFALEPLEIVTQDEKVIVKLEYTVKNDTIKSPVCGVAIRTVDNNYVCGLNTLLDGVKIPWKKGKNVFYLEYGKMSLLTGEYYFDIAFFEEHATVPLVYKTKYLNMFITGRYAGEGIVILDHEWKDTIKDEI